A portion of the Homo sapiens chromosome 16, GRCh38.p14 Primary Assembly genome contains these proteins:
- the SLC7A6OS gene encoding probable RNA polymerase II nuclear localization protein SLC7A6OS, with protein MEAARTAVLRVKRKRSAEPAEALVLACKRLRSDAVESAAQKTSEGLERAAENNVFHLVATVCSQEEPVQPLLREVLRPSRDSQQRVRRNLRASAREVRQEGRYRVLSSRRSLGTTSSGQESEYTPGNPEAAGNSGFQLLDLVHEEGEPEAASAGSCKTSDPDVILCNSVELIRERLTVSEDGPGVRRQEEQKHDDYVYDIYYLETATPGWIENILSVQPYSQEWELVNDDQEPEDIYDDEDDENSENNWRNEYPEEESSDGDEDSRGSADYNSLSEEERGSSRQRMWSKYPLDVQKEFGYDSPHDLDSD; from the exons ATGGAGGCCGCCAGGACCGCTGTACTCCGGGTGAAGCGGAAGCGCAGTGCGGAGCCGGCGGAGGCTCTTGTGCTCGCTTGTAAACGCCTCCGGAGCGACGCGGTCGAGTCAGCGGCACAGAAGACGTCGGAGGGTTTGGAGAGAGCGGCGGAGAATAATGTCTTCCACTTGGTGGCCACTGTGTGCTCCCAG GAGGAACCAGTCCAGCCTCTCCTGCGGGAAGTTCTGCGCCCGTCACGGGACAGCCAGCAGCGTGTCCGCCGTAATCTCCGCGCCTCGGCTCGGGAGGTCCGGCAGGAGGGCCGCTACCGGGTGCTTTCCAGCCGCCGATCCTTGGGGACCACCTCGAGCGGCCAGGAGTCCGAGTACACGCCGGGGAACCCAGAAGCCGCCGGGAACTCGGGCTTTCAGTTGTTAGACCTTGTCCACGAGGAGGGAGAACCTGAAGCCGCCTCTGCAGGCTCCTGCAAA ACATCTGACCCAGATGTGATCCTCTGCAATTCTGTAGAGTTGATCCGTGAGCGATTGACTGTGTCTGAGGATGGACCAGGAGTCAGGCGCCAGGAAGAACAAAAACACGATGACTATGTGTATGACATTTACTACTTGGAGACGGCCACTCCAGGCTGGATTGAGAACATCCTCTCCGTGCAGCCCTACAGCCAAGAATGGGAGCTG GTGAATGATGATCAAGAACCAGAGGACATTTACGACGATGAAGATGACGAGAACAGTGAGAATAACTGGCGCAATGAGTACCCAGAGGAGGAGAGCAGTGATGGAGATGAGGATTCCAGAG GCTCTGCTGACTACAACAGCCTGAGTGAGGAGGAAAGAGGCAGCAGCAGACAGCGGATGTGGAGCAAGTACCCTCTGGATGTGCAGAAGGAGTTCGGCTATGACAGCCCCCACGACCTGGATTCAGACTGA
- the SLC7A6OS gene encoding putative RNA polymerase II nuclear localization protein SLC7A6OS isoform X1 — protein MEAARTAVLRVKRKRSAEPAEALVLACKRLRSDAVESAAQKTSEGLERAAENNVFHLVATVCSQEEPVQPLLREVLRPSRDSQQRVRRNLRASAREVRQEGRYRVLSSRRSLGTTSSGQESEYTPGNPEAAGNSGFQLLDLVHEEGEPEAASAGSCKTSDPDVILCNSVELIRERLTVSEDGPGVRRQEEQKHDDYVYDIYYLETATPGWIENILSVQPYSQEWELMCR, from the exons ATGGAGGCCGCCAGGACCGCTGTACTCCGGGTGAAGCGGAAGCGCAGTGCGGAGCCGGCGGAGGCTCTTGTGCTCGCTTGTAAACGCCTCCGGAGCGACGCGGTCGAGTCAGCGGCACAGAAGACGTCGGAGGGTTTGGAGAGAGCGGCGGAGAATAATGTCTTCCACTTGGTGGCCACTGTGTGCTCCCAG GAGGAACCAGTCCAGCCTCTCCTGCGGGAAGTTCTGCGCCCGTCACGGGACAGCCAGCAGCGTGTCCGCCGTAATCTCCGCGCCTCGGCTCGGGAGGTCCGGCAGGAGGGCCGCTACCGGGTGCTTTCCAGCCGCCGATCCTTGGGGACCACCTCGAGCGGCCAGGAGTCCGAGTACACGCCGGGGAACCCAGAAGCCGCCGGGAACTCGGGCTTTCAGTTGTTAGACCTTGTCCACGAGGAGGGAGAACCTGAAGCCGCCTCTGCAGGCTCCTGCAAA ACATCTGACCCAGATGTGATCCTCTGCAATTCTGTAGAGTTGATCCGTGAGCGATTGACTGTGTCTGAGGATGGACCAGGAGTCAGGCGCCAGGAAGAACAAAAACACGATGACTATGTGTATGACATTTACTACTTGGAGACGGCCACTCCAGGCTGGATTGAGAACATCCTCTCCGTGCAGCCCTACAGCCAAGAATGGGAGCTG ATGTGTAGGTGA